A stretch of Lathyrus oleraceus cultivar Zhongwan6 chromosome 6, CAAS_Psat_ZW6_1.0, whole genome shotgun sequence DNA encodes these proteins:
- the LOC127095690 gene encoding uncharacterized protein LOC127095690 produces MFSRVTHVTGVGRSLKSKKLTPRFIDPYQIFKRIEVVAYRVTLPQSLSNMYNVFHVSQLQKYILDLSHIIQMDDVQVMYNLIVEALPIRIVDREVKRLRGKEIALVKVVWGGPVGV; encoded by the coding sequence ATGTTTTCGAGAGTCACTCATGTGACTGGTGTTGGAAGGTctttgaagtctaaaaagcttactcctCGTTTCATTGATCCCTATCAGATTTTCAAGCGGATTGAAGTTGTTGCCTATAGGGTGACCTTGCCACAATCTCTTTCGAACATGTATAATGTTTTTCATGTATCTCAACTTCAGAAGTACATTCTCGATTTGTCTCATATAATCCAAATGGACGATGTTCAAGTGATGTATAATCTGATTGTTGAAGCATTGCCTATAAGAATTGTGGATCGTGAAGTGAAGCGACTCAGAGGGAAGGAGATTGCTTTAGTGAAGGTGGTTTGGGGAGGACCTGTTGGAGTTTGA
- the LOC127093400 gene encoding peroxidase 3, with amino-acid sequence MKNKYSLVACMILLSFLLVCQGSSLTKDFYRHSCPQAADIIKNKTLQHVTANPVLPAKLLRMHFHDCFVRGCDGSVLLNSTANNTAEKDAIPNLTLFGFDVIDEIKDAIEAKCPKTVSCADILALAARDAVSAQFDKPMWEVLTGRRDGTVSKSSEALANIPGPNFNFTQLIQNFASKGLTLHDLVVLSGAHTIGIGHCNAFSNRLYNFTGKGDQDPSLNSTYAAFLKTKCKSLSDNTTRVEMDPGSSRTFDSDYYPNLLQKKGLFQSDAALLTQDQSTGIVEELVNQNKFFTEFAQSMKRMGAVDILTGSAGEIRIKCSIVN; translated from the exons ATGAAGAACAAATATTCACTAGTAGCTTGCATGATACTCTTAAGCTTCCTccttgtttgtcaaggaagcaGCCTTACCAAGGATTTTTACCGGCATTCCTGCCCTCAAGCCGCCGACATAATTAAGAACAAAACCCTGCAACATGTCACTGCTAATCCCGTCTTACCTGCTAAGTTGCTTAGAATGCATTTTCATGACTGTTTCGTCAGG GGTTGTGACGGTTCGGTTCTGTTGAACTCCACTGCCAATAACACTGCAGAAAAGGATGCAATTCCGAATTTAACTTTGTTTGGCTTTGATGTCATTGACGAGATAAAAGACGCGATCGAGGCGAAATGTCCCAAAACTGTGTCTTGTGCTGACATATTGGCCTTGGCTGCTAGGGATGCTGTTTCTGCACAA TTTGACAAACCTATGTGGGAAGTACTCACTGGTAGAAGAGACGGTACAGTATCGAAAAGTAGCGAAGCCTTGGCCAATATCCCGGGACCTAACTTTAATTTCACCCAACTCATACAAAACTTTGCAAGTAAAGGTCTCACCCTGCATGATCTTGTTGTATTATCAG GAGCACACACAATTGGAATAGGCCACTGCAACGCCTTCAGTAACAGGCTTTACAATTTCACGGGAAAAGGCGATCAAGATCCTTCTTTGAATTCGACATATGCTGCATTCTTGAAGACTAAATGTAAGAGTCTGAGTGACAACACAACAAGGGTGGAGATGGATCCTGGAAGCTCTAGGACTTTCGACAGTGACTATTATCCTAACCTTCTTCAGAAAAAGGGTCTGTTTCAATCAGATGCTGCTCTTCTAACACAAGATCAGTCAACAGGTATTGTGGAAGAGTTGGTTAACCAAAACAAGTTCTTCACGGAGTTTGCACAGTCGATGAAGAGGATGGGAGCCGTTGATATTCTCACAGGCTCTGCTGGGGAAATTCGGATCAAGTGTTCCATTGTCAACTGA
- the LOC127093399 gene encoding protein SLOW WALKER 1, whose translation MEETKVAKSFPVKPNLKTKPRTPKQTSESKYWSSFKNKQIPKLLSIPSITFSPTPPHSFVAANSTSLSIFSSQTLSQTTTISSFPDVVSSVSFRSDARLIAASDLSGLVQVFDVNERNTLRRLRSHNRPVRFVHYPHHDKLHLISGGDDALVKYWDVAEGTVIHEFHGHKDYVRCGDSSPVNSDTFVTGSYDHLVKLWDVRVRDSSKSAMDFNHGCPVEDVVFLPSRGIIATAGGNSVKLWDLIGGGKLLYSMESHNKTVTSICVGRVGKDSGDESNQYRIMSVGLDGYFKVFDYGSMKVTYSMRFPAPLLSVGYSPDCSTRVIGTSNGIIYAAKRKIKGTEIKETEIEETEIGGTEKRKIKKAEDSAFWRIRPVESNEKRVLTSNYYRYFQRGQGEKPSEGDYLVMRPKKVKLTAHDKLLNKFRHGEALVCVLEGKNPGYVVAVMEELVSRKKLLRCVSDLDLVNLELLLAFLHKYCTVPKYSRLLLGLANKVVEIRADDIRASEVLKQHIRNLKSTVEAEIRIQQSLQEIQGIISPLLRIAGRR comes from the coding sequence ATGGAGGAAACCAAAGTAGCAAAGAGCTTCCCAGTTAAACCAAATCTCAAAACCAAACCACGAACTCCAAAACAAACTTCCGAATCCAAATACTGGTCTTCCTTCAAAAATAAACAAATCCCTAAACTCCTCTCCATCCCTTCCATCACCTTTTCACCGACTCCACCTCACTCCTTCGTCGCCGCTAACTCAACCTCCCTCTCCATCTTCAGCTCCCAAACCCTCTCCCAAACCACCACCATCTCCTCCTTCCCCGACGTCGTCTCCTCCGTTTCCTTCCGTAGCGACGCACGTCTTATTGCCGCCTCTGACCTCTCCGGTCTCGTTCAGGTCTTCGATGTCAATGAGCGTAATACTCTCCGTCGTCTTCGATCTCATAATCGCCCTGTTCGGTTTGTTCATTACCCTCACCATGATAAGCTTCATCTTATTTCCGGCGGTGATGATGCGCTCGTTAAATATTGGGATGTCGCGGAGGGGACTGTGATTCACGAGTTTCATGGTCATAAGGATTATGTTAGGTGCGGTGATTCCTCTCCGGTTAATTCTGATACTTTTGTTACCGGTTCGTATGATCATCTTGTTAAGCTTTGGGATGTTAGGGTTAGGGATTCTTCGAAATCTGCTATGGATTTTAACCATGGGTGTCCTGTGGAGGATGTTGTTTTCTTGCCTTCGAGAGGGATTATTGCGACGGCCGGTGGGAATTCTGTTAAGCTTTGGGACTTGATTGGAGGTGGGAAGCTTCTGTATTCTATGGAGAGTCACAACAAGACTGTGACTTCTATTTGTGTTGGTCGAGTCGGGAAGGATTCTGGGGATGAATCGAATCAATATAGGATAATGAGTGTTGGTTTGGATGGTTATTTTAAGGTGTTTGATTATGGTTCTATGAAGGTTACTTATTCAATGAGGTTCCCTGCGCCTCTTTTGTCTGTTGGGTATTCGCCAGATTGTTCTACTAGGGTGATTGGAACTTCCAATGGAATAATTTATGCTGCAAAGAGGAAGATAAAGGGGACTGAGATAAAGGAGACCGAGATTGAGGAGACTGAGATTGGCGGGACTGAGAAGAGGAAGATAAAGAAGGCTGAGGATAGTGCATTTTGGAGAATTAGGCCTGTGGAGAGTAATGAGAAGAGGGTTTTGACAAGTAATTACTATAGGTATTTTCAAAGAGGGCAAGGAGAGAAACCATCTGAGGGTGATTACTTGGTTATGAGGCCAAAGAAAGTGAAGTTGACAGCACATGATAAGCTCTTGAACAAGTTTAGGCACGGGGAGGCTCTAGTGTGTGTGTTGGAAGGTAAGAATCCTGGCTATGTGGTTGCGGTGATGGAGGAATTGGTGTCTAGGAAGAAACTTTTGAGGTGTGTTTCTGATTTGGATTTGGTGAACCTGGAACTGCTTTTGGCTTTCTTGCATAAGTATTGTACTGTGCCTAAGTATTCTAGGTTGTTATTGGGATTGGCCAATAAGGTTGTTGAAATAAGGGCTGATGATATTAGGGCTTCTGAAGTTCTCAAGCAACATATAAGAAATCTCAAGAGCACTGTCGAGGCGGAGATACGGATTCAACAGTCTTTGCAAGAGATACAAGGGATAATTTCTCCTTTGTTGAGGATTGCTGGAAGAAGATGA